The Nicotiana tomentosiformis chromosome 2, ASM39032v3, whole genome shotgun sequence genome includes the window ACGAGTAGAGAAATTCACTGTAGAAAAGGGTGAATGGGGATCTGGGAAGGAGGTAGATACAACAGATGTGGAGCATGTGGTTGAGGGGGAAGGAAGTAAAGAACCTGTGCAAAAGGAGGCTTCTGATGGCCTTTCTTTTAGTTGGTTGGAGATGAGGTGAAAAGGAAGAAGAAGTTATGAACAATCATGAGGAACATAATGCTCAAAATATAGccaatgaagaagaaaaaagtgAGAATGAGGGAACATCTGGATATGAGAAGGAGAATGATATAGAGGATAAGATAGGTGAACAGGCTAATGATTCTATAGAAGAAGAAAATCTTAATGAAGAAGATGAGGTTTCTGAAAGTGAGGGTGAGGATCAATACAAAGTAAGTGAGAGTGAATGAGGTGATAAAGAGAGTGAGTAAGAAGAGGGGAATATGAGtgaggaatttgaaggttccatgACAATTGAAAACACTGTCATAGCCCCTTCAGAAGAAACTGGTGAAGAGGCAAGGGCTCAAGAACCTGGGTCACTGCCAACTCCTTTCACTGGAGATGAAGAAGTTAGCAGTGATGAAGATGATGTGCCACTATCTAAGGTAGGGAAGAAATCCAGGAAGACCCTTGTGAAAACTACAAAGTCAGCAGTCTCAACAAGGAAATGAATGGTTCCTCCTGCCAGAACTcctctcaacaacaacaacaacaataacaacaacaataaaaacccCAATTTGATCCCATatatggggtctggggagggtagtgtgtacgcaaaccttacccctacctcatagagatagagaggttgtttccaataaacGCTTACAAGGAATAAAAGAAAGGTTGTTGATGCACAAATCAGTAAGGAGTCTAGAAGTGTAAAGAAGCCAAAGAAGAAGGTTTCAATTGTGAAACCTGTTGGTGAGGTGGATAGAGAAGATGAGTCTGACTCTGCCTTGCCAGCAAAGTCTACTACACCAAAGAAAAAGGGTGCCAAAGTCACCAAATCTGTTATCTCTTATGCAAGGGCAAGTAGGGGTAAGACAAGAAAGAATGTGCCAGCTGTAGTTGATTGACTCACAGAGTTCAGGAATAGAAAAGTGCTAAATGGGAAGATTTTTGCGAACACTAATGAGAAGGGGATGGCTCAACTGATTGAAAAACTTGAGCTACAGGGGTGCAAGAACATGTTTGTCAAATATTTCCCCCAAGTATGTGTTCCTGCTATGGTGGAGTTCTATGCAAATTTCACATTTGATGGGAATGTAGTCAAGAGTAAGGTAGGGGGCTTTGACATGGAGTTTAATGCTGAGGAGCTGAGGATGCTTCTGAATATCTCTTCCGTGGGATTTGGCAATTACTTGAAGAAGAAGTGGCCAGCCATAGAAAATGATGTTGATACTGGCATTGTGGTCACCAGGAAGTTCTCCCAAAAGTTTGAACTAGATGTTCCCCATAAAGTGTACAAGACTAATATGAGTCCCTTCCACAAATTATTGTTTCATTTTGTCAATTTATGCATTCTTCAGAGGTCTGAGATAAGGCATGAAGCTACTCTGCTGGACATGGCTGTGATGGAGCTACTTGACACTGGTAGACCTATTAATCTTCCCAGCTTGATGATTCAGCACATGGAAAGAGTTGTAAATACTTCCAAACCCAAGCAATCTATGCCATATAGGTTCATGTTGACTGAGTTGTTTGACAAGCTCAATATCACCTTACCTGAGCTTAAATTTGGAAAATACAATGACGTTTTCGATACTGTTACCCTCAAGCAGTGTGGGTATGAGAAGATCAAGTCTAGAGTACCCACAAGATTTGCTATTCTACCTAGGTGCAGTAGGGTTGTAGAGCTCAGAAAGATGTTGGAGTTGGTTGTTGAAGAGAATGCCAAGCTTCGTGAAAACAATAATGATCTgagaaaagaaacaaagaaaCTCAGGGAAGAGCTCAGAAGAGATAGGGAGGCTCATGCTCAACAGATTGCCACCCCTGTGAAAGCTTTTACCCCCTCTGCTTCTCACCTATGAACTTGTTCCTTCTAGTGTCCTTAGTTCTTTTGCTATTCTAGTGATGTCTTATCTTTTGTTCCTTTTGTCTTAGTCTAAGTAGTTTGCAATATGCTTCTTTTGGAACTACTTAGTCCAAGACAAGGCCCTAGGCTTCTTTTGGAACTACTTATTGCTCTGCGTTACTGCTTTGTACTATATTGGATCATCAGCCTAGTCTATTTGCCTTTTCTTAAGCTTGTGTTGTAGCATGTTTGGCCTTGAATCTTACATTATTTGGGCTTAATGTCtatgtcacaccccaaactcggggagcgtgaccgacgCTTAACTGAGTGAACCCAgtcaagcaagcatgttagatactttctacccaaactcacttatgaatacaaaacaaatacatattttcgttaattatacGATAAGGAGaccatgtatacaataccaattcattaccataagttacttcattttaaagtctccaattgcacacattttcatggtctaaagtggaacaagtaattccAACACAACATAACATGGTTTGAATTCCctagcaccaatatacaacccacactttgtctacggagcctctaatagatacagaagcgtactatgataatgccggcaacatggccccggatatacctcaaacacaatgtcacgacccaactggagggtcatgactagcacccgggccatacttgccgagcaccaacgtatattttatctaaccttccttattatctttaagggccgacaagaccaatataaatgaaagacatggatcatgaacatccaacaatgaaagataatgtcatgaacatacgtaacatgggacgacaagactgtcaagaaactatatataaggtacgagctaccatggtgccatgaaagactatacaacaaaaatcagccgacaaggcattccaaaccatacatgagtcgacacctgtctatgagcctctaaaagaacataagtgctacaacattgccggaacagggccccgacatacccataatgtctataacaaaaatgcataccaagaccacggcaagtccggagaaaggatcttgccaataacgctgaaccggatagcctactgtgatgggggagctgcgtctacccgtctatcaggacctgcagcacgacatgcagcgtccacaaataaaaaggacgtcagtacgaataaagtactgagtatgtaaggcagaatagcataagtaagaacaataatgtaaacagtgatagggaatatacaacctgtgacatctgggtacctctgagggctactgacataaaatacatgatacatacatatatatatatatacataaacgtttaaaacatatgcctttgtgggcatcatcatcatcatatcgtacccggccataataggctcggtaaaacgtacccggccatcatagggctcggtagaatcgtacccggccacgtggagctcggtaaaacccaactgatcagtggttgcacaataggtgccatacccggccaactatagcgcggctcggtagagtaaaatagatacatatatatgatgcatgctggactcattggaatcacattttgaacctttcggagtgacgtaaggtcggtatccttcgtacacgttattaggattaactcttcatcaagaaacttataagaatcaggaactaccaacaacattgataatataagaataagagaagtaacatcaataccaatcgtttcataagaagggcagcaatgtaagtactgctagcttctaagagtagagtatctttgggagctcgttcattacattatgtacaatcggagtcgtgcaaaagaatgaaggggatagactcacataccttgtatatactgcccaacctcaagctatgcaaatgtcacgactccttagtctacaataagacaaatgacactattattatcgtttaagcgtcgtaactattatgtatcgaccacatcctattttacgatgaaacggacagcacctcccctatttatatgacttcccacaagtcaatacaatcaccaaacagcccaaacaacatcattaataatcatattgagcctccaaaacagtccaccaaccaacaacattactaccaagcttttcgatatatatttcacaagttctagcttcaacgacttagctgcaacttggataatcttaaatatatatagagtaagaggttccttacctttaaacagaaagaacaactccaatttgaccttaattttccacgaaatatcccttcaattctgccacaagaacaaggaagcgaaactagtaattaattcgggtttttcggcactagaattactttagaagacttgaaatcacctagggttgatattaaaaacttgaaggtgtatttacagaacataaagcacttaaaacaacctcccacacgagctggaacatcacaaaaatcagcaacaacaagaagaacaagaaacttactagcgccacgggattcccgatatttgatttgtgttgtttgccctttgtttgggtattggatcatgagagaaccttgagagactgtttttagggttataaggtctgaatatactgaaatataatgacttaaaacggggttgaggtatcttatatatgtccatatgtcttaaaccgcctttgtgggccccatagagagcagcttggcgcactctcgcgaaaatgcgaatatctctctattccgagatcgtatcaacgaacggtttaatgagttggaaattagactcatagatcttcaatttgataggtagatcaccccataattccaagcacattggaataaaaatacagtaacatttgacctaaagtttaagtaaaattataaacctaagttgcgacaacttttatcgacttttgtttcataactcgcttgacttcaagacttatgatgcggatattatatgattcaaatacattaaaacaagacctcttgggacagttaatcacctctagtgttacccgaaaatacggattacaacatccttgattcgtttaacttctaatatttgttaaccactcttatacacccttgtatcgtttaagaccaataggattaacttcttatcatctcaaagataatatcttcttggatttacatcgactacttacgacgtgatctatggtatgcgaatttgggttgtaacaccctctcccccttaggaacattcgtcctcgaatgtaagggtttatagggtgtctaactcatcgtggattccgacggagatttccggctgagtttcccccataaaatggacactagtcaaacttgcaagcagttaaacccaacctatggccttacaagactatacaaagcattatggatatgtacattatctgcatatcaccattttgtattaaaaaaaagtattcacaagctattgcttacctcatagagccgtttcaccttataatgcgtccttctttcccccggcatcctcgttatcttcactctggaataggtaagggtatttagacttcatctcctcttctgcttcccatgtcatttcttctatattcttgttcctccataatactttcacggaagctacatcctttgttctcagcttgcggacttgtcgatctaatatagccactggcacttcatcatatgatagatcctttgtaacttgtacatctttgatagggatgacccgagaagggtctccaatacatttcctcaacatagatacatggaataccgggtggacaaattccaattcagatggcaattctaactcgtaagcaacctgtccaattcgtcgaagaattttgtacggcccaatataccgcggactcaacttacccttcttcccaaaacgcataacacccttcatcggcgagatcttcaggaaaacccaatcaccaaccttaaattccagatcacgacgtcggacgtcggaataagacttttgcctgctttgtgccgtcctcagtcactcttgtatcactttcaccttctcaatggcttggtgaatcaaatctggcccatataattctgtctcaccgacttcgaaccatccaactggtgatctacatctcctcccgtacagtgcctcatacggtgccattttaatactggaatgatagctattattgtaggcaaattctataagtgccagatggtcatcccaattccccttgaaatctagaacacatgctcgtagcatatcttcaagcgtctggatggtacgttcagcctgtccgtcagtctgcagatggaatgcagtgctaagatttacttgtgtgcctaaacccttctgaaaagacctccaaaagttagccgtaaattgagctcctcggtctgatataatagataccggcacaccatgaagcctaacaatctccttgatatacaacttcgcataatctttagccgtgtaagttgtcttaactggtagaaaatgggcagattttgtaagtcgatcaactatcacccagatggagtcaaacttatgataagagcgaggtaatccaataatgaagtccatattaatcacctcccatttgtaggtcggaatctctatattctgaatcaatccactgggtttctgatgctcgatctttacttgttgataattaggacactgggctacaaattctgcaatagacttcttcatgttatcccaccaatactgctccttaacgtcatgatacatctttgtcgagccaggatggatagaatatcgggactggtgaatctcaatcataatcttctctcgcaaccctgccacactaggtacacataatcggccctggtatctcagtgtcccatctcctccgatcttgaaagctgtaatcttacactgctgaattccctctctcaatcttactaaggtaggatcttcatattgccgtgcttttacctcggctaccaaagatgattctgctgtattctgtacagtaacacctccgtcatcagagtccaacaatctgattctcatattggccagctggtgaagctctttggtcaacccttgtctacctgcctcaatatgtattaagcttcccattgacttacggctgagagcgtctgccacaacattagctttaccgggatggtacaatatctcgacatcgtagtctttcagtaattcaagacacctacgctgcctcaaattcaactccttctgcttgaagatgtattgtaaactcttgtgatctgtgtagatgtcaacatggacgccgtataagtagtgccgccatatcttcaaagcatatattactgcagccaattccaaatcatgagtcgggtaattcttttcatgcttcttcaattgtcttgatgcatgagcaatcaccttcccacgttgcatcaatacgcaccccaaacctatacctgaggcatcacaatataccacataaccttctgttccttctgggagagtgagcactggcgcggatgtcaatcgattctttagctcctgaaaactatgttcacaagcatcagaccactggaacttagttttctgtgttaacttagtcaatggtgctgatatagaggaaaacccttctacaaaccgcctataatatcctgctagccccaggaagctgcggacttctgacggtgttgtaggtctcggccaattcttcactgcatcgatcttctgagtgtcgacactaataccctcatcagatatcacatggccaaggaatgctactgagttcagcaagaattcacatttagagagcttagcatataacttatgatcctgaagggtctgggcataagcctgaatacgggaaatatccatgccctctaccaaggaggctgttgtgcactcatttatcagatgtggtcaccctatcactcatctcggccaccatatggggagtataccttgataaagaatcaaactatatactatactctcatgcactcatattaccctgtcgaaggttcaagaacttatcagctctagctcatcgtatctcagctggtaagtagtgatgaagaaaggcctcagaaaattccttccacacggctggaggagcgttcggacccctagatctctcccaactatcataccataaaatcgctaaatcccataaccgataagaagccaactctactgcctccgtatcactagcatgcataacccgcaatgtacgatgaacctgatcaataaatgtttgtgggtcctccttgggatctgatccggtaaacactggagggtctagattaataaaatcacgaactctcgcactaaccggtttatcagcaacaccggtattctgcctctgagcctgagcagctaccaagctagtcaacaactgcactgcactgcgcatatcgtggtctgtagtgccagacggtggaactggatgtactgggtgcctcctaatatcctctggaggagacagagaggtatgagacggcatctcactctgaggctcactttggcctgctatggctggaggcaccagaatgttaccctctcctacagctgtatcaagccgtttactaatcgcttgcttcctagtcgaaggcatcgctaaaagaaaacaaggtgaatattagatatgaacacttacgactcaactctacgcacgatctagattcaggaagaaggtaacaaccctagatgtcacgtagcctcctgattataaatgtggcacgctacacatccataatcaaaactctactagacacggctcatagacaacccctaggacagacttgctctgataccaagtttgtcacgacccaactggagggtcatgactagcacccgggccatacttgccgagcaccaacgtacattttatctaaccttccttattatctttaagggccgacaagaccaatataaatgaaagacatggatcatgaacatccaacaatgaaagataatgtcatgaacatacgtaacatgggacgacaagactgtcaagaaactatatataaggtacgagctaccatggtgccatgaaagactatacaacaaaaatcagccgacaaggcattccaaaccatacatgagtcgacacctgtctatgagcctctaaaagaacataagtgctacaacattgccggaacagggccccgacatacccataatgtctataacaaaaatgcataccaagaccacggcaagtccggagaaaggatcttgccaataacgctgaaccggatagcctactgtgatgggggagctgcgtctacccgtctatcaggacctgcagcacgacatgcagcgtccacaaataaaaaggacgtcagtacgaataaagtactgagtatgtaaggcagaatagcataagtaagaacaataatgtaaataGTGATAgtgaatatacaacctgtgacatctgggtacctctgagggctactgacataaaatacatgatacatacatatatatata containing:
- the LOC138905333 gene encoding ribosomal RNA-processing protein 15-like; translated protein: MNNHEEHNAQNIANEEEKSENEGTSGYEKENDIEDKIGEQANDSIEEENLNEEDEVSESEAPSEETGEEARAQEPGSLPTPFTGDEEVSSDEDDVPLSKVGKKSRKTLVKTTKNKRKVVDAQISKESRSVKKPKKKVSIVKPVGEVDREDESDSALPAKSTTPKKKGAKVTKSVISYARASRGKTRKNVPAVVD